In the Kribbella sp. NBC_00482 genome, one interval contains:
- a CDS encoding LacI family DNA-binding transcriptional regulator, whose amino-acid sequence MAERVRLIDVAREAGTSVSTVSRALNGSDLISPEVVAHVRAVAGQLGYRADKRAQEFKLGRPLTVGVTVPDLTNPFFSEVLKGLNAAARAGGYRLLIGESSEDPAEELRLVDELVDYSGALVLCSSRLTRAGLEKALAQPVPVVCINRTVKNAGVVAIDYRAASRLLLEHLTGLGHRRVLYVGGPASSWSDGERRRTLRRTARALDVTLDEIDGGWSGNHGYDAGPTVLHSRATAVITFNDLVGIGLLSWMYDNGVEVPSELSVASYDDIPIAAYSRPPLTSLRNERARLGELAWEQLTKRLGGADWPAPDLLTPELVVRASTGPARRRARIR is encoded by the coding sequence GTGGCGGAACGGGTTCGGTTGATCGACGTGGCACGCGAGGCCGGTACCTCGGTCTCGACGGTGTCGCGGGCGCTGAACGGTTCCGACCTGATCTCGCCCGAGGTGGTCGCGCATGTGCGCGCGGTGGCCGGCCAGCTGGGGTATCGCGCCGACAAGCGGGCGCAGGAGTTCAAGCTCGGCCGCCCGCTGACGGTCGGTGTGACGGTGCCGGACCTGACGAACCCGTTCTTCTCCGAGGTCCTGAAGGGCCTCAACGCCGCCGCGCGCGCCGGCGGGTACCGGCTGCTGATCGGCGAGAGCAGCGAGGACCCGGCCGAGGAGCTGCGTCTCGTCGACGAGCTCGTCGACTACTCCGGCGCGTTGGTGCTCTGCAGTTCGCGCCTGACCCGCGCCGGTCTGGAGAAGGCGCTGGCCCAGCCGGTGCCCGTGGTCTGCATCAACCGCACGGTGAAGAACGCGGGCGTGGTCGCGATCGACTACCGCGCCGCCTCGCGATTGCTGCTCGAGCATCTCACTGGTCTCGGCCATCGCAGGGTGCTGTATGTCGGCGGTCCGGCCAGTTCCTGGTCCGACGGGGAGCGCCGCCGGACGCTGCGTCGTACGGCGCGTGCGCTCGATGTGACTCTGGACGAGATCGACGGGGGCTGGTCCGGCAACCACGGGTACGACGCCGGGCCGACGGTCCTGCACAGCCGGGCGACCGCGGTGATCACGTTCAACGACCTGGTCGGGATCGGCCTGCTGAGCTGGATGTACGACAACGGCGTCGAGGTGCCGTCCGAGCTGTCGGTCGCGTCGTACGACGACATTCCGATCGCGGCGTACTCGCGGCCGCCGTTGACCTCCTTGCGCAACGAGCGGGCGAGGCTGGGCGAACTGGCCTGGGAGCAGCTCACCAAGCGGCTCGGCGGCGCCGACTGGCCCGCGCCGGACCTGCTCACGCCGGAGCTCGTCGTGCGCGCCAGCACCGGCCCGGCAAGGCGGAGAGCCCGCATCCGCTGA
- a CDS encoding glycoside hydrolase family 28 protein, with translation MRPTRRQLLGVSLGGVVAAGIGLPAAAADREALVRSRIRPPRFRDAWFPITAYGATPDDATAGIAAAISACHQAGGGHVVVPPGVWQTGAINLLSHVDLHLKEGATLRFSTDPAAYLPVVRTRWQAVEVYNYSSLIRAEGQTDIGITGKGVLDGAGDNEHWWYLIGSGQYGWHTGLPNQRADWGELERMNNEQVPVEQRVFGEGHYLRPSFIQPFRCTNVLIEGVTVKDSPMWTIHPLECSNVTVRGVTVSNLGPNGDGCNPESCTDVLIRDCTFATHDDCIAIKSGRDADGRRLGLPSRGIIVEDCTFLSGGAAVAVGSEMSGGVEDVFVRRLHAPADPAADEAYLQWLLCVKSTSTRGGYVHNVDVRDVDSRAWMYRPLEVTFSYQGGGDQSLFPDVRGIRFDRVRVARAERAYRIVGAETKHITSVAITDSRFDEVAAEAVVQYADDVTIRNVRIGQT, from the coding sequence ATGCGTCCCACTCGTCGTCAGCTGCTCGGTGTCTCACTCGGAGGAGTGGTTGCTGCAGGCATCGGACTGCCCGCGGCCGCCGCTGATCGGGAGGCTCTCGTCAGATCGCGGATCCGCCCGCCACGGTTCCGGGACGCCTGGTTCCCGATCACGGCGTACGGCGCGACGCCCGACGACGCGACTGCCGGGATCGCGGCGGCGATCTCCGCGTGCCATCAGGCCGGCGGCGGACATGTCGTCGTACCGCCGGGGGTGTGGCAGACCGGTGCGATCAACCTGCTGAGCCACGTCGACCTGCACCTGAAGGAAGGCGCGACGCTGCGGTTCAGCACCGATCCGGCGGCGTACCTGCCGGTCGTGCGGACGCGGTGGCAGGCCGTCGAGGTGTACAACTACTCGTCGCTGATCCGCGCCGAGGGGCAGACCGACATCGGCATCACCGGCAAGGGCGTCCTCGACGGCGCCGGCGACAACGAGCACTGGTGGTACCTGATCGGCAGCGGGCAGTACGGCTGGCACACCGGCCTGCCGAACCAGCGCGCCGACTGGGGCGAGCTCGAGCGGATGAACAACGAGCAGGTCCCGGTCGAGCAGCGCGTCTTCGGAGAGGGGCACTACCTCCGCCCGAGCTTCATCCAGCCGTTCCGCTGCACGAACGTGCTGATCGAGGGCGTGACCGTCAAGGACTCGCCGATGTGGACGATCCACCCGCTCGAGTGCAGCAACGTGACCGTCCGGGGCGTCACCGTCAGCAACCTGGGTCCGAACGGCGACGGCTGCAATCCGGAGTCCTGCACCGACGTACTGATCCGCGACTGCACGTTCGCGACCCACGACGACTGCATCGCGATCAAGTCCGGCCGGGACGCCGACGGCCGCCGGCTCGGGCTGCCGTCGCGCGGGATCATCGTGGAGGACTGCACGTTCCTCAGCGGCGGCGCCGCGGTCGCTGTCGGTAGTGAGATGAGCGGCGGCGTCGAGGACGTGTTCGTACGCCGTTTGCACGCGCCGGCCGACCCGGCCGCGGACGAGGCGTACCTGCAATGGCTGCTCTGCGTGAAGTCGACCTCGACCCGCGGTGGCTATGTGCACAATGTCGATGTCCGCGACGTGGATTCGCGGGCCTGGATGTATCGTCCTTTGGAGGTTACTTTCAGCTACCAGGGAGGTGGCGACCAGTCGCTGTTCCCGGACGTGCGCGGCATCCGCTTCGACCGGGTCCGGGTGGCCCGCGCCGAGCGGGCCTACCGCATCGTGGGAGCGGAGACGAAGCACATCACCTCGGTGGCGATCACCGACAGCCGGTTCGACGAGGTCGCGGCGGAAGCTGTCGTACAGTACGCCGACGACGTGACGATCCGGAACGTGCGGATCGGCCAGACGTAA
- a CDS encoding glycoside hydrolase family 28 protein, protein MTAPVSRRTVLLAGGAAVSLFGGGTALAAAETGPDAQVAAILRRIRPPRFPDRWYDVTDFGAVGDDATDCTAALRAAIETCHRRGGGHVVVPAGDYRTGAVHLLSRVDLHLAAGARLAFSQDPAAYLPVVATRYEGTECYNYSAFVYAYGQRDIAVTGQGVLDGRADATHWWDWTGGPPPNEGPDKTLLIQMAAAGVPVEERVFGAGHNLRPNLLQFNRCENVLLDGITVKDSPMWNIHPVLCRNVTIRGVTVDSPNGPNNDGIDPESCTDVLIENCTISTGDDCIAFKSGKDADGRRVNVPARYAVVRNCEMADGNGGVTAGSETSGGVMDIFVRDCRMSSPHLERAIRIKSNPDRGGTITNIDVRRVTVGQAADSAIEIVLNYANVTTGAYPPDVHGITISQLTVASAPRALNLLGLTDDPLRDIRLHQCRFDAITEDNVIENVEGLRLNQVWINGVRVDN, encoded by the coding sequence ATGACCGCCCCCGTTAGTCGCCGTACTGTCCTGCTCGCCGGTGGAGCTGCTGTATCCCTGTTCGGCGGCGGTACCGCCCTGGCCGCCGCCGAAACCGGACCGGACGCGCAAGTGGCCGCGATCCTGCGCAGGATCCGCCCGCCGCGCTTCCCGGACCGCTGGTACGACGTGACCGACTTCGGCGCCGTCGGCGACGACGCGACCGACTGTACGGCGGCACTCCGCGCAGCGATCGAGACCTGTCACCGGCGCGGTGGCGGCCATGTCGTCGTACCGGCAGGTGACTACCGGACCGGCGCGGTACATCTGCTCAGCCGCGTCGACCTGCACCTGGCGGCCGGTGCGCGACTGGCGTTCAGCCAGGACCCGGCGGCGTACCTTCCGGTCGTCGCGACGCGCTACGAGGGGACGGAGTGCTACAACTACTCCGCCTTCGTCTACGCGTACGGTCAGCGCGACATCGCGGTCACCGGGCAGGGCGTGCTCGACGGACGCGCCGACGCGACGCACTGGTGGGACTGGACCGGCGGGCCGCCGCCGAACGAGGGACCGGACAAGACGCTGCTGATCCAGATGGCCGCGGCAGGCGTTCCGGTCGAGGAGCGGGTCTTCGGCGCGGGTCACAACCTCCGGCCGAACCTGCTGCAGTTCAACCGCTGCGAGAACGTCCTGCTCGACGGCATCACGGTCAAGGACTCGCCGATGTGGAACATCCACCCGGTGCTCTGCCGCAACGTCACGATCCGCGGCGTCACGGTCGACAGCCCGAACGGCCCGAACAACGACGGCATCGACCCGGAGTCGTGCACCGACGTCCTGATCGAGAACTGCACGATCTCCACCGGCGACGACTGCATAGCGTTCAAGTCCGGCAAGGACGCCGACGGCCGGCGGGTGAACGTGCCGGCCCGGTACGCCGTCGTCCGGAACTGCGAGATGGCCGACGGGAACGGCGGCGTGACGGCCGGCAGCGAGACCAGCGGCGGCGTGATGGACATCTTCGTCCGCGACTGCCGGATGAGCAGCCCGCACCTCGAGCGCGCGATCCGGATCAAGAGCAACCCGGACCGCGGCGGGACGATCACGAACATCGACGTACGCCGGGTCACGGTCGGGCAGGCCGCCGACTCGGCGATCGAGATCGTGCTCAACTACGCCAACGTGACGACCGGGGCGTACCCGCCGGACGTGCACGGCATCACGATCAGCCAGCTCACCGTGGCCTCCGCGCCGCGGGCCCTGAACCTGCTAGGCCTCACCGACGACCCGCTGCGCGACATCCGCCTGCACCAGTGCCGCTTCGACGCGATCACCGAGGACAACGTGATCGAGAACGTCGAAGGTCTGCGCCTGAACCAGGTCTGGATCAACGGCGTCCGCGTCGACAACTGA
- a CDS encoding glycoside hydrolase family 28 protein: protein MDNLSRKNFLRLTAGTALVSALNTNVAEAAPLDPGPGWGHVGEILRRTRPPQFRARDFSITTFGAIADGTTLATDAIAKAIDACHRSGGGRVVVPAGTFLTGAIHLKSNVNLHVSDGATLLFSTDPTQYLPVVLTRFEGQECMNYSPFIYARDCENIAVTGTGTLDGGATWDNWWSWVTPSGPDAQALQQMAADGVPVEERVFGDGHHLRAAFIETQSCCNVLIEGVTILRSPFWEVHPVLSRNVTVRGLHIDSRGPNNDGVNPESSQYVHIHDCTFNCGDDCIAIKSGKGADGLRINVPSENILIENCTLNIRYGAITIGSEMTGGVRNVFVRNCTIGSPNLYFGLYIKTNSVRGGFAENIYLRDLEISNLTKEVVSCNFYRSEGDVGPLTPRVRNVELRNVTVGHARNAFSIFGYPRSPIQDFRLIDCTYTSIDAASSIQDTQLTFQNFHVNGQLITDPAQLL from the coding sequence ATGGACAACCTGAGCCGCAAGAACTTCCTGAGACTGACTGCTGGAACCGCTCTCGTCTCTGCGCTGAACACGAATGTCGCCGAGGCCGCTCCGCTGGATCCCGGTCCGGGCTGGGGGCACGTCGGCGAGATCCTGCGTCGCACCCGGCCGCCCCAGTTCCGTGCCCGCGACTTCTCGATCACCACCTTCGGGGCGATCGCCGACGGCACCACCCTCGCCACGGACGCGATCGCGAAGGCCATCGACGCCTGTCACCGCTCCGGCGGCGGGCGCGTCGTCGTACCGGCCGGCACCTTCCTCACCGGCGCGATCCACCTGAAGTCCAACGTCAACCTGCACGTCTCGGACGGCGCCACGCTGCTCTTCAGCACCGACCCGACGCAATACCTCCCGGTCGTGCTGACGCGCTTCGAGGGCCAGGAGTGCATGAACTACTCACCATTCATCTACGCGCGCGACTGCGAGAACATCGCCGTCACCGGGACCGGCACGCTCGACGGCGGCGCGACCTGGGACAACTGGTGGTCCTGGGTCACGCCTTCCGGCCCGGACGCCCAGGCGCTGCAGCAGATGGCGGCGGACGGCGTACCGGTGGAGGAGCGTGTGTTCGGCGACGGCCACCACCTGCGCGCCGCGTTCATCGAGACCCAGTCCTGCTGCAACGTGCTGATCGAAGGCGTCACGATCCTGCGTTCGCCGTTCTGGGAAGTGCACCCGGTGCTGTCGCGGAATGTCACCGTGCGCGGCCTCCACATCGACAGCCGCGGGCCGAACAACGACGGCGTCAATCCGGAGAGCTCGCAGTACGTCCACATCCACGACTGCACGTTCAACTGCGGTGACGACTGCATCGCGATCAAGTCCGGCAAGGGCGCCGACGGTCTGCGGATCAACGTTCCGTCGGAGAACATCCTGATCGAGAACTGCACGCTGAACATCCGGTACGGCGCGATCACGATCGGCAGCGAGATGACCGGCGGCGTCCGGAACGTGTTCGTCCGCAACTGCACGATCGGCAGCCCGAACCTCTACTTCGGCCTCTACATCAAGACGAACTCGGTTCGCGGCGGTTTCGCCGAGAACATCTACCTGCGCGACCTCGAGATCTCGAACCTCACCAAGGAAGTCGTGTCCTGCAACTTCTACCGCAGCGAGGGCGACGTCGGCCCACTCACGCCGCGGGTGCGGAACGTCGAGCTGCGCAACGTCACCGTCGGCCACGCCCGGAACGCGTTCTCGATCTTCGGGTACCCGCGCTCGCCGATCCAGGACTTCCGGCTGATCGACTGCACGTACACCAGCATCGACGCCGCGAGCTCGATCCAGGACACCCAGCTGACCTTCCAGAACTTCCACGTGAACGGCCAGCTCATCACCGATCCGGCGCAGCTCCTGTGA
- a CDS encoding glycoside hydrolase family 28 protein has product MTAGWAEADRILAEVRPPVFPAVDFPITSYGAVESDAGPGIAAAIRACHDSGGGRVVVPPGEWRTGKIHLLSYVELHVSEGATLLFSSNPADYLPVVETRYEGLEVLNHSPMIYANGCTDIAITGTGTLDGQGSWDTWWQWFHECHEDFRRLREQSWYGVPLADRDAGDRLRSSFVQPYNCTNVLIEGVTVVRSPFWQIHPVLCRNVTIRDLVIDSQGPNNDGIDLESCRSVVVSGCVIDAGDDCIALKSGREADGLRVDVPTEDVLIEDCELRVKYGAITLGSDLTGGIRNVYVRNCRIGGPYFALYIKTNAVRGGFVENVYLRDVTVSEVSKEVVQCNFHRGEGEAGPLTPYVRNVELRGVKVEHARNALLLRGYRNSRIEDFRLVDCDFTVDQPSTVQHAALTFDNVTVNGHSVKDVHQIR; this is encoded by the coding sequence GTGACGGCCGGCTGGGCTGAGGCCGACCGCATCCTGGCCGAGGTCCGGCCGCCTGTCTTTCCTGCTGTCGACTTCCCGATCACGTCGTACGGCGCGGTCGAGAGCGACGCCGGCCCGGGGATCGCGGCCGCCATCCGAGCCTGCCACGACTCCGGTGGCGGGCGCGTCGTCGTACCGCCCGGCGAATGGCGCACGGGGAAGATCCACTTGCTGTCGTATGTCGAGCTGCACGTCAGCGAAGGCGCCACGCTGCTCTTCAGTAGCAATCCGGCCGACTACCTGCCGGTCGTGGAGACCCGGTACGAGGGGCTCGAGGTGCTCAACCACTCCCCCATGATCTACGCGAACGGCTGCACCGACATCGCGATCACCGGCACCGGGACGCTCGACGGGCAGGGATCGTGGGACACGTGGTGGCAGTGGTTCCACGAGTGCCACGAGGACTTCAGACGACTCCGCGAGCAGAGCTGGTACGGCGTACCGCTGGCGGACCGTGATGCCGGCGACCGGCTGCGGTCGTCCTTCGTACAGCCGTACAACTGCACCAACGTGCTGATCGAAGGCGTGACGGTGGTCCGTTCACCGTTCTGGCAGATCCACCCGGTGCTCTGCCGCAACGTGACGATCCGCGACCTGGTCATCGACTCGCAAGGACCGAACAACGACGGCATCGACCTCGAGTCGTGCCGTTCGGTCGTCGTCTCCGGCTGTGTCATCGACGCCGGCGACGACTGCATCGCGCTCAAGTCCGGTCGCGAGGCGGACGGCCTGCGGGTCGACGTACCGACCGAGGACGTGCTGATCGAGGACTGCGAGCTGCGGGTCAAGTACGGCGCGATCACGCTCGGCTCGGACCTCACCGGCGGCATCCGCAACGTGTACGTCCGCAACTGCCGGATCGGCGGCCCGTACTTCGCGTTGTACATCAAGACGAACGCGGTCCGTGGCGGGTTCGTGGAGAACGTCTATCTGCGCGACGTCACGGTCTCCGAGGTCTCGAAGGAAGTTGTCCAGTGCAACTTCCACCGCGGTGAGGGTGAGGCCGGCCCGCTCACGCCGTACGTCCGGAACGTCGAACTGCGCGGCGTGAAGGTCGAGCACGCGCGTAACGCCCTCCTGCTCCGCGGCTACCGGAACTCGAGGATCGAGGACTTCCGGCTGGTCGACTGCGATTTCACCGTCGACCAGCCGAGTACCGTCCAGCACGCGGCACTCACCTTCGACAACGTGACCGTGAACGGGCACTCGGTGAAAGACGTTCACCAGATCCGGTAG
- a CDS encoding pectinesterase family protein has protein sequence MRNRLLSLCLVLLAGAGLLTMSATTATAANPATYGPFDPRIELDGHWGRDDDVAITVNSGSSVRLRFTGSHLGALLETASITVPAQLYVAIDGQAPVLHKADADHKVFADDLDPTVAHTAEIVVKDVDEYENRWNVPLQTGVVLEKIELAPDAKLIPLQTTAEHRIEFYGDSITQGVMALCAELGTDCADGTKAYPHLVGETFGADTNQVGFGKQGIIQPGHGNVGTASESFGWNLAGFPAAPFDPGAVVVNFGTNDAASTSAEFTPAYLAYLRKIRAADPQALIVALRPFNGTHADDIKAAVAAAKDRRIVYVDTTGWLGPDDFNGSTHPNVQGHQVAATKLTAVLKRLTGWSTGPSGTPKLAPKEDATCSDTPLSLTYQGPVRLGVTGKLNIHAANGDVVDTISLAELTSYQRTVGDARTDYGELHTWTYQAIVVDKRTVTIYPHQRLKAGQVYYVTIDPGFVQGDPGITKADGWRFRTRQDPKDDSHLTVGRGKDFCTVQAAIDFVGEGHQATIDVAPGLYRELVWVPPTKPGLTIRGAGAGRTVIGYPNNNLLNGDSAMGSVPVEQSYCQRRVIPQSDRFNCWRSAMGVFADDFTMTDVTVQNLAPYRGSQAEAFFGNGSRIVLARVRILGYQDSLRLQGQAFVTNSYVEGDVDFVWGTGGVFMQDSELKALHEGYYNQVRNIDNGPGNIFVRVRLTRAPEVADDSVFLARAELSRFPTSQAVFIDSAMDSHVKKSGWQITSPNDCAAAGQIRFWEYHSTDLAGQPLDTTTRLACSRQLGDEEAAQLRDPSFVFGGWHPVVPRLER, from the coding sequence GTGCGAAATCGCCTGTTGAGCTTGTGTCTGGTCCTGCTTGCCGGAGCCGGCCTTCTGACGATGTCGGCAACGACAGCAACGGCTGCGAACCCGGCGACGTACGGACCGTTCGACCCGCGGATCGAGCTCGACGGGCACTGGGGCCGTGACGACGACGTCGCGATCACCGTGAACTCCGGCTCCTCGGTCCGGCTGAGGTTCACCGGCTCGCACCTCGGCGCGCTGCTCGAGACCGCGTCGATCACCGTCCCGGCCCAGTTGTACGTCGCGATCGACGGCCAGGCGCCCGTACTGCACAAGGCCGACGCGGACCACAAGGTGTTCGCCGACGACCTCGACCCGACGGTCGCGCACACCGCGGAGATCGTGGTCAAGGACGTCGACGAGTACGAGAACCGCTGGAACGTCCCGCTGCAGACCGGTGTCGTCCTGGAGAAGATCGAGCTCGCCCCGGACGCCAAGCTGATCCCGCTGCAGACGACCGCCGAGCACCGCATCGAGTTCTACGGCGACTCGATCACGCAGGGTGTGATGGCGCTCTGCGCCGAGCTCGGGACCGACTGCGCCGACGGCACCAAGGCGTACCCGCACCTGGTCGGGGAGACGTTCGGCGCGGACACCAACCAGGTCGGTTTCGGCAAGCAGGGCATCATCCAGCCAGGCCACGGCAACGTCGGTACGGCGTCCGAGTCGTTCGGCTGGAACCTCGCCGGCTTCCCGGCCGCACCCTTCGATCCCGGCGCGGTCGTTGTCAACTTCGGTACGAACGACGCGGCGTCGACGAGCGCCGAGTTCACCCCCGCGTACCTGGCCTATCTGCGGAAGATCCGCGCGGCCGACCCGCAGGCGTTGATCGTCGCCCTGCGCCCCTTCAACGGCACGCACGCCGACGACATCAAGGCAGCGGTCGCGGCCGCGAAGGACCGTCGGATCGTGTACGTCGACACGACGGGCTGGCTCGGACCGGACGACTTCAACGGCAGCACGCACCCGAACGTCCAAGGTCACCAGGTCGCCGCGACCAAACTCACCGCGGTGCTGAAACGCCTGACCGGCTGGTCCACCGGCCCCAGCGGTACGCCGAAACTCGCGCCGAAGGAGGACGCGACCTGCTCGGACACCCCGCTCAGCCTCACCTACCAGGGCCCGGTCCGCCTCGGTGTGACCGGAAAGCTGAACATCCACGCGGCGAACGGCGACGTCGTCGACACGATCAGCCTGGCAGAGCTCACGTCGTACCAGCGGACTGTCGGAGACGCCCGCACGGACTACGGCGAACTGCACACGTGGACGTACCAGGCGATTGTGGTCGACAAAAGGACCGTCACGATCTACCCGCATCAGCGGCTCAAGGCCGGCCAGGTGTACTACGTGACGATCGATCCCGGGTTCGTGCAAGGCGACCCAGGGATCACGAAGGCCGACGGCTGGCGGTTCCGCACCCGACAGGATCCGAAGGATGACAGCCACCTGACCGTAGGACGTGGCAAGGACTTCTGCACGGTGCAGGCGGCGATCGACTTCGTGGGCGAGGGCCACCAGGCGACGATCGACGTCGCGCCCGGTCTCTACCGCGAGCTGGTCTGGGTGCCGCCGACCAAGCCCGGTCTCACGATCCGCGGTGCGGGTGCTGGCCGGACCGTGATCGGGTACCCGAACAACAACCTGCTCAACGGCGACTCCGCGATGGGGAGCGTCCCGGTCGAGCAGTCCTACTGCCAGCGCCGCGTCATCCCGCAGTCGGATCGCTTCAACTGCTGGCGGTCCGCGATGGGCGTCTTCGCCGACGACTTCACGATGACGGACGTGACCGTACAGAACCTCGCGCCGTACCGCGGGTCGCAGGCCGAGGCGTTCTTCGGGAACGGGAGCCGGATCGTGCTGGCGCGGGTTCGCATCCTCGGGTACCAGGACAGCCTCCGCCTGCAAGGACAGGCGTTCGTGACGAACAGCTACGTCGAGGGTGACGTGGACTTCGTCTGGGGGACCGGCGGCGTGTTCATGCAGGACTCGGAGCTGAAGGCGCTGCACGAGGGCTATTACAACCAGGTCCGCAACATCGACAACGGACCCGGCAACATCTTCGTGCGGGTGCGGCTGACGCGCGCGCCGGAGGTGGCCGACGACAGCGTGTTCCTGGCGCGGGCCGAGCTCAGCCGGTTCCCGACCAGCCAGGCCGTCTTCATCGACTCCGCGATGGACAGCCACGTGAAGAAGAGCGGCTGGCAGATCACCAGCCCCAACGACTGCGCGGCCGCCGGCCAGATCCGGTTCTGGGAGTACCACAGCACCGACCTGGCCGGTCAGCCGCTCGACACCACCACACGACTGGCGTGCTCCCGGCAGCTCGGCGACGAGGAGGCCGCGCAGCTGCGCGACCCGTCGTTCGTGTTCGGCGGATGGCACCCGGTCGTTCCCCGCCTCGAAAGGTGA
- a CDS encoding LacI family DNA-binding transcriptional regulator: MRRNRSSEATSERAARATIHDVARLAEVSTATVSRVLSGGKPVSPEVADRVRVAAQDVGYRPNPAAQTLLRGSSRTVGVVVPDLGNPYFAEILKGVAAEAAATDHHTLVAGTEEDPEQEYRSAIELARWVDGLLLCAPRMSTPRLREVAEAARRLVLINRVLRHSAVGSVVVDYHLGVRALCEHLASLGHKRIAYLQGPTAAWSDQQRQRGFRSPEASGLTIFRVPCGSTLVDGRDAVDEALTYKPTAIICFNDHVAVGVLSRLRELGLSVPGDISVAGIDNAPMSAHTDPGLTTYAVSTVELGRQAWERFTPRVTTATTHVQGDLVIRASTAPPPHRPRR; the protein is encoded by the coding sequence GTGAGACGGAATCGATCTTCGGAGGCGACGAGTGAGCGGGCGGCCCGCGCCACGATCCATGACGTGGCGCGGCTGGCCGAGGTGTCGACGGCGACCGTGTCGCGGGTGCTGAGCGGCGGCAAGCCGGTGTCGCCGGAGGTCGCCGACCGGGTCCGCGTCGCGGCCCAGGACGTCGGGTACCGTCCGAACCCGGCGGCCCAGACACTGTTGCGCGGCAGCAGCCGCACGGTCGGCGTCGTCGTACCGGACCTCGGCAATCCGTACTTCGCCGAGATCCTCAAGGGCGTCGCCGCCGAAGCCGCCGCCACCGATCATCACACGCTGGTCGCGGGCACCGAGGAGGACCCGGAGCAGGAGTACCGCTCCGCGATCGAGCTCGCCCGCTGGGTCGACGGGCTGCTGCTGTGCGCGCCACGGATGAGTACGCCCCGCCTGCGCGAGGTCGCCGAGGCCGCGCGCCGCCTCGTCCTGATCAACCGGGTACTGCGGCACTCCGCGGTCGGCTCGGTCGTGGTCGACTACCACCTCGGCGTCCGCGCACTGTGCGAGCACCTCGCGTCGCTCGGCCACAAGCGGATCGCGTACCTGCAGGGCCCGACCGCCGCGTGGTCCGATCAGCAACGCCAACGCGGCTTCCGCTCCCCGGAGGCGTCCGGTCTCACGATCTTCCGGGTGCCGTGCGGCTCGACGCTCGTCGACGGACGGGACGCGGTGGACGAGGCGCTGACCTACAAGCCCACCGCGATCATCTGCTTCAACGACCACGTCGCCGTCGGCGTCCTCAGCCGCCTCCGCGAACTCGGCCTCTCCGTCCCCGGCGACATCTCCGTCGCCGGCATCGACAACGCCCCCATGAGCGCCCACACCGACCCCGGCCTCACGACGTACGCCGTCTCCACCGTCGAACTGGGCCGCCAAGCCTGGGAACGCTTCACCCCCCGAGTAACCACCGCCACCACCCACGTCCAAGGCGACCTGGTAATCCGCGCCTCCACAGCACCCCCACCCCACCGCCCCCGCCGCTAA